DNA sequence from the Acidimicrobiales bacterium genome:
CGAACACCATCACGGAGAAGGCCGATCGCAACGCGGCGATCGACGCCGCCACGACCTCGATCATCGCCGAGCTGGCCCCCGAGTTCCCCGACCGCGAGCGCGAGATCAAGGCGGCGGTGCGGTCGTTCACCAAGAAGCTCGTGCGACGACGGATCGTCGAGGAGGGGATCCGCATCGACGGCCGGGGCACCGCCGACATCCGCTCGCTGTCGGCGGAGGTCGGCCTCCTGCCCACGGCGCACGGCTCGGCGCTGTTCCAGCGCGGTGAGACCCAGGTCCTCAACGTGACGACGCTGGGCATGCCGCGCATGAACCAGCTCCTCGACACCATCGGGACCGACGAGCACAAGCGGTACATGCACCACTACAACTTCCCGCCCTACTCGACCGGCGAGACCGGGTTCATGCGGGGCCCGAAGCGCCGCGAGATCGGCCACGGGCTCCTGGCGGAGCGGGCGCTGCTGCCGGTGGTGCCCTCCGAGGAGGAATTCCCCTACACGCTCCGGCTCGTGTCCGACGTGCTGTCGTCGAACGGTTCGACCTCGATGGCGTCGGTGTGCGGCTCGTCGCTGTCGCTCATGGACGCCGGCGTCCCGATCAAGGCGCCGGTGGCGGGCATCGCCATGGGCCTCGTGTACGACGAGGGCACCTACGTCACCCTGACCGACATCCTCGGGGCGGAGGACGCCTTCGGGGACATGGACTTCAAGGTGGCCGGCACGCACGACACGGTGACCGCCCTGCAACTGGACACGAAGATCGACGGGCTCCCCGCCGACGTGCTGGCCAAGGCCCTGCACCAGGCGCGTGACGCCCGGCTCCGCATCCTCGAGGTCATGGCGGGCGCCATCGCCGAGCCCCGTGCCGAGGTCTCGGACAACGCGCCCAAGATCGTGTCGTTCCAGATCCCGGTGGACCGCATCGGCGAGGTCATCGGGCCGAAGGGGAAGGTCATCAACGCCCTGCAGGCCGAGACCGGCACCGACATCGCGGTGGACGACGACGGCATGTACGGCATCGTCACCATCGGCGCCAAGGACGGCGGGGCCGTCTCCGAGGCCAAGCGCAGGATCTTCCTCATCGTCGATCCCCCGGAGGCCGAGGTGGGCGCGACGTACCCGGGCAAGGTGGTCAACATCACCAAGTTCGGCGCCTTCGTGAACATCCTCCCCGGCAGGGACGGGCTGTTGCACATCTCGAAGATCGGCGGTGGCAAGCGCGTCGACCGCGTGGAGGACGTGCTCTCGCTGGGCCAGGACCTCGAGGTGAAGGTCGACGACATCGACCCGCAGGGCAAGGTGTCGCTCTCCCTGGTGGGCGAGCCCCCGGCACCCTCGGGTGGCAACGGCGCCTCGGCCTCCTCCGGCGGCGGGTCGCGCGGCTCGGAGGGCCGGTCGCGCGGCGGTGACGGCGGGTCGCGCGGCTCGGAGGGCGGATCGCGCGGCGGTGACGGCGGGTCGCGCCCGCCGGTGGCGTCGTTCGAGGCCGCCTTCGAGGCCGAGCTCGTGAACGAACTGGGGAACCTCGGTCCCGGGCCCGCCACGGGTGGCGGCGACCGGGGCGGGGACCGCGGCGGCGACCGGGGCGGCGACCGGGGCGGCGACCGGGGCCGTGGCCGGTCCCGCGGCCCGCGTCGGCGGTGAGCCCCGCGGGCGCCGCCCGCGCGACGCCGACGGCCCGGCCGGGGTCATCCCGGCCGGCCGCGTCGTGAGGGCGCCGGCACCCGGTCGGGGATCGGGCGGGTGATCTGCGCCGAGGTGCTCGGGTGCGGCGCGCGGCTCGTGACCGAGCCGATGGCGGAGGCCCGCTCGGTCACCGTCGGCGTGTGGGTGGGGACGGGGTCGCGCGACGAGGACGCCCCCCGCGCCGGCGCGTCACACTTCCTGGAGCACCTGTTGTTCAAGGGGACGGCCACCTGGAGCGCGGAGGCCATCGCAGAGTCGGTCGACGAGGTCGGCGGCGATATGAACGCCTTCACGACCAAGGAGTACACGGCCTTCTACATCCGCCTGCTGGCCGAGCACCTCCCGCTCGGGCTCGACGTGCTGAGTGCCATCATGACGGCCCCCGCGCTTCGGGCCGAGGACGTCGAGGCCGAGCGCCAGGTCATCCTGGACGAGATCCTCATGCACGCCGACGAGCCCGCCGACTTCGCCGCCGAGCAGTGCACGGCGGCGATGTTCCCCGAGCATCCGCTCGGCCGCGAGGTCCTGGGGACCGCCGACAGCGTGGCGTCGCTCGACCGCGCCGAGATCCACCGGTTCTTCGACACCCACTACCGGGCCGGCAACCTCGTGGTGGCGGCTGCCGGTGACGTCGACCACGCGCACATCGCCGGCGAGGTCGAGCGGCGTTTCGCCGACCGGACCGGCGGGTCCTCGCCCGAGCGCGCCGCCCCGCTCGCCGCCGGCGAGCCCCTGGCCGTGCACCGCCGCGCCACCGAGCAAGTCCACCTGGTGGTGGGCATGCGCTGCCCCGGTCGACACTCGCCCGAGCGGTGGCCGCTGGCCGTGCTCAACCACGCCCTCGGCGGCGGGATCTCGAGCCGGCTGTTCCAGGAGGTGCGCGAGCGCCGCGGGCTGGCGTACTCGATCTGGTCGGAACGGACGCACTACGACGACGTCGGCACCCTGACGGTGAGCGTCGGCACCGCGCCCGAGCACGCCCGCGAGGTGCTGGCGCTCGTGCACGGTGAGCTCGACCGCATGGGAGCGGGGGGCATCACGCCCCGCGAGCTGGCGGTGGCCCAGGGCCACCTCCGGGCCGAGACGCTCCTGTCGCTGGAAGACTCGGGCGCGCGCATGAGCCGCATCGGGGCCAGCCTGTTGCTGCACGGGCGGGTGATGGAGGTCGACGAGGTGCTGGCCAAGGTGGAGGCCGTCACCGTGGACGACGTGGCGGCGGTGGCCGCCGACCTGGCGGGGGAGGCCCGGACGCTGTCGGTCGTGGGCCCCTTCGACCCCGACGGGTCCTGACCCCGTCGGCTCTGCGGCTTTCGCCACCCCTGTCGGCTTCGCCGGCACCGTCGTCGGTGCGTCGGGTCGCCGTCCCGGCGCGTCGCCGTCCCGGCGCGTCGCCGTCCCGGCGCGTCGACAG
Encoded proteins:
- a CDS encoding polyribonucleotide nucleotidyltransferase, coding for MADAITVSAPISGTDRTFSIETGKLALQADGAVLGRIGDTMVLVTATAARGAREGADFFPLTVDIEERMYAAGKIPGSFFRREGRATDQAILTCRLIDRPLRPSFPEGFRNEVHVVGTIVAADLVNPHDVLAINCASAALMLSGIPFDGPIGAVRVAWSTEGQWVPHATYQEGDASCFELVVAGRALSDEPNAEIAIMMVEAGGTEDSWQYFEAGAPKVTEEVLADGLQAAKTWIRESIELQRELVAKAGAKPTISYDLFTDYGSDVFERVAAVGADAVTKANTITEKADRNAAIDAATTSIIAELAPEFPDREREIKAAVRSFTKKLVRRRIVEEGIRIDGRGTADIRSLSAEVGLLPTAHGSALFQRGETQVLNVTTLGMPRMNQLLDTIGTDEHKRYMHHYNFPPYSTGETGFMRGPKRREIGHGLLAERALLPVVPSEEEFPYTLRLVSDVLSSNGSTSMASVCGSSLSLMDAGVPIKAPVAGIAMGLVYDEGTYVTLTDILGAEDAFGDMDFKVAGTHDTVTALQLDTKIDGLPADVLAKALHQARDARLRILEVMAGAIAEPRAEVSDNAPKIVSFQIPVDRIGEVIGPKGKVINALQAETGTDIAVDDDGMYGIVTIGAKDGGAVSEAKRRIFLIVDPPEAEVGATYPGKVVNITKFGAFVNILPGRDGLLHISKIGGGKRVDRVEDVLSLGQDLEVKVDDIDPQGKVSLSLVGEPPAPSGGNGASASSGGGSRGSEGRSRGGDGGSRGSEGGSRGGDGGSRPPVASFEAAFEAELVNELGNLGPGPATGGGDRGGDRGGDRGGDRGGDRGRGRSRGPRRR
- a CDS encoding pitrilysin family protein, translated to MICAEVLGCGARLVTEPMAEARSVTVGVWVGTGSRDEDAPRAGASHFLEHLLFKGTATWSAEAIAESVDEVGGDMNAFTTKEYTAFYIRLLAEHLPLGLDVLSAIMTAPALRAEDVEAERQVILDEILMHADEPADFAAEQCTAAMFPEHPLGREVLGTADSVASLDRAEIHRFFDTHYRAGNLVVAAAGDVDHAHIAGEVERRFADRTGGSSPERAAPLAAGEPLAVHRRATEQVHLVVGMRCPGRHSPERWPLAVLNHALGGGISSRLFQEVRERRGLAYSIWSERTHYDDVGTLTVSVGTAPEHAREVLALVHGELDRMGAGGITPRELAVAQGHLRAETLLSLEDSGARMSRIGASLLLHGRVMEVDEVLAKVEAVTVDDVAAVAADLAGEARTLSVVGPFDPDGS